The Cyclopterus lumpus isolate fCycLum1 chromosome 6, fCycLum1.pri, whole genome shotgun sequence genome contains a region encoding:
- the cnot2 gene encoding CCR4-NOT transcription complex subunit 2 isoform X1, with protein MFGARKKFVEFVEVVDNDFTDEGMYYSQPSMFPHRSDKDSSNVFLQMLSSPSPSSSGQLSQLGASLYGPQSALGFSVRGMGNSTPQLNRNLTQGTQLPSHITPTTGVPTMSLHTPPSPSRGTLPMNTRNMLNHSQVGQSIGMSGRTNSMGSSGLGSPNRSSPSIICMPKQQPARQPFTINSMSGFGMNRNQAFGMNNSLSSNIFNGTDGSENVTGLDLSDFPALADRSRREGTGNPTPVLNPLAGRAPYVGMVTKPSTEQTQDFSIHNEDFPALPGPNYKDPTLNNDESKTNLNSTIKSLSNADGPKFPGDKTTSAQNNNQKKGIQVLPDGRVTNIPSGMVTDQFGMIGLLTFIRAAETDPGMVHLALGSDLTTLGLNLNSPENLYPKFASPWASSPCRPQDIDFHVPSEYLTNIHIRDKLAAIKLARYGEDLLFYLYYMNGGDLLQLLAAVELFNRDWRYHKEERVWITRAPGMEPTLKTNTYERGTYYFFDCLNWRKVAKEFHLEYDKLEERPHVPTTFNYNPAQQAF; from the exons ATGTTTGGTGCTAGAAAGAAATTTGTAGAGTTCGTCGAGGTAGTCGATAACGACTTCACCGATGAAGGCATGTACTACAGCCAACCGTCGATGTTCCCACATCGGTCGGACAAAGAT TCCTCAAATGTTTTCCTTCAGATGCTGTCCTCTCCCTCGCCGTCGTCGTCGGGTCAGCTGTCGCAGCTCGGTGCAAGTTTGTACGGTCCACAGA GTGCACTTGGCTTCTCGGTAAGGGGCATGGGGAACAGTACGCCTCAGTTAAATCGAAATTTAACGCAAGGCACGCAGCTACCAAGTCATATCACCCCCACAACGGGGGTCCCCACCATGTCCCTCCATACCCCTCCATCACCAAGCAG GGGGACATTGCCGATGAACACAAGGAACATGTTGAACCACTCTCAGGTCGGTCAAAGCATTGGGATGAGCGGCAGGACCAACAGTATGGGCAGCTCGGGGCTCGGCAGCCCCAACCGCAGCTCGCCCAGTATCATCTGTATGCCCAAACAGCAGCCAGCACGCCAGCCCTTCACCATAAACAG CATGTCGGGGTTTGGTATGAATCGCAATCAGGCGTTTGGGATGAACAACTCATTATCAAGCAACATCTTCAATGGCACAG ATGGGAGTGAAAATGTAACGGGACTGGATCTGTCAGACTTCCCTGCGTTAGCAGACAGGAGTCGGAGAGAAGGGACTGGAAACCCAACACCGGTGCTCAACCCACTGGCTGGACGGGCTCCTTATG ttGGCATGGTGACGAAGCCATCAACTGAACAGACACAGGATTTCTCCATCCATAACGAGGACTTCCCTGCACTGCCTGGGCCAAACTATAAGGACCCCACGTTGAACAACGATGAAAGCAAAACT aACTTGAACTCCACAATCAAGAGCTTATCCAATGCAGATGGGCCGAAGTTTCCTGGAGACAAGACGACCTCAGCACAGAACAACAACCAGAAGAAAGGGATCCAGGTGTTGCCCGATG gtcgGGTGACGAACATCCCCTCAGGAATGGTGACGGACCAATTCGGCATGATTGGCCTGCTGACGTTTATCCGGGCAGCAGAGACGGATCCGGGGATGGTCCATCTGGCGCTAGGAAGTGACCTCACGACACTGGGACTCAACTTAAACTCACCAGA AAACTTGTACCCCAAGTTCGCCTCTCCTTGGGCCTCGTCGCCATGTCGACCTCAAGACATTG ACTTCCACGTTCCGTCTGAATACTTAACCAATATCCACATAAGGGACAAG TTGGCGGCAATTAAACTGGCACGATATGGCGAAGACCTGTTGTTCTACCTGTACTACATGAATGGTGGAGACCTGCTACAGCTTCTGGCAGCAGTAGAGCT CTTCAACCGGGACTGGAGGTACCACAAAGAGGAGCGGGTTTGGATAACGAGGGCGCCTGGCATGGAGCCTACACTGAAAACCAACACCTACGAGAGGGGAACCTACTACTTTTTTGATTGTCTTAACTGGAGGAAAGTAGCCAAG GAATTTCATCTGGAGTATGATAAGCTTGAAGAGAGGCCTCACGTGCCAACAACATTCAACTACAACCCAGCCCAGCAGGCCTTCTAA
- the cnot2 gene encoding CCR4-NOT transcription complex subunit 2 isoform X3 gives MFGARKKFVEFVEVVDNDFTDEGMYYSQPSMFPHRSDKDSSNVFLQMLSSPSPSSSGQLSQLGASLYGPQSALGFSVRGMGNSTPQLNRNLTQGTQLPSHITPTTGVPTMSLHTPPSPSRGTLPMNTRNMLNHSQVGQSIGMSGRTNSMGSSGLGSPNRSSPSIICMPKQQPARQPFTINSMSGFGMNRNQAFGMNNSLSSNIFNGTVGMVTKPSTEQTQDFSIHNEDFPALPGPNYKDPTLNNDESKTNLNSTIKSLSNADGPKFPGDKTTSAQNNNQKKGIQVLPDGRVTNIPSGMVTDQFGMIGLLTFIRAAETDPGMVHLALGSDLTTLGLNLNSPENLYPKFASPWASSPCRPQDIDFHVPSEYLTNIHIRDKLAAIKLARYGEDLLFYLYYMNGGDLLQLLAAVELFNRDWRYHKEERVWITRAPGMEPTLKTNTYERGTYYFFDCLNWRKVAKEFHLEYDKLEERPHVPTTFNYNPAQQAF, from the exons ATGTTTGGTGCTAGAAAGAAATTTGTAGAGTTCGTCGAGGTAGTCGATAACGACTTCACCGATGAAGGCATGTACTACAGCCAACCGTCGATGTTCCCACATCGGTCGGACAAAGAT TCCTCAAATGTTTTCCTTCAGATGCTGTCCTCTCCCTCGCCGTCGTCGTCGGGTCAGCTGTCGCAGCTCGGTGCAAGTTTGTACGGTCCACAGA GTGCACTTGGCTTCTCGGTAAGGGGCATGGGGAACAGTACGCCTCAGTTAAATCGAAATTTAACGCAAGGCACGCAGCTACCAAGTCATATCACCCCCACAACGGGGGTCCCCACCATGTCCCTCCATACCCCTCCATCACCAAGCAG GGGGACATTGCCGATGAACACAAGGAACATGTTGAACCACTCTCAGGTCGGTCAAAGCATTGGGATGAGCGGCAGGACCAACAGTATGGGCAGCTCGGGGCTCGGCAGCCCCAACCGCAGCTCGCCCAGTATCATCTGTATGCCCAAACAGCAGCCAGCACGCCAGCCCTTCACCATAAACAG CATGTCGGGGTTTGGTATGAATCGCAATCAGGCGTTTGGGATGAACAACTCATTATCAAGCAACATCTTCAATGGCACAG ttGGCATGGTGACGAAGCCATCAACTGAACAGACACAGGATTTCTCCATCCATAACGAGGACTTCCCTGCACTGCCTGGGCCAAACTATAAGGACCCCACGTTGAACAACGATGAAAGCAAAACT aACTTGAACTCCACAATCAAGAGCTTATCCAATGCAGATGGGCCGAAGTTTCCTGGAGACAAGACGACCTCAGCACAGAACAACAACCAGAAGAAAGGGATCCAGGTGTTGCCCGATG gtcgGGTGACGAACATCCCCTCAGGAATGGTGACGGACCAATTCGGCATGATTGGCCTGCTGACGTTTATCCGGGCAGCAGAGACGGATCCGGGGATGGTCCATCTGGCGCTAGGAAGTGACCTCACGACACTGGGACTCAACTTAAACTCACCAGA AAACTTGTACCCCAAGTTCGCCTCTCCTTGGGCCTCGTCGCCATGTCGACCTCAAGACATTG ACTTCCACGTTCCGTCTGAATACTTAACCAATATCCACATAAGGGACAAG TTGGCGGCAATTAAACTGGCACGATATGGCGAAGACCTGTTGTTCTACCTGTACTACATGAATGGTGGAGACCTGCTACAGCTTCTGGCAGCAGTAGAGCT CTTCAACCGGGACTGGAGGTACCACAAAGAGGAGCGGGTTTGGATAACGAGGGCGCCTGGCATGGAGCCTACACTGAAAACCAACACCTACGAGAGGGGAACCTACTACTTTTTTGATTGTCTTAACTGGAGGAAAGTAGCCAAG GAATTTCATCTGGAGTATGATAAGCTTGAAGAGAGGCCTCACGTGCCAACAACATTCAACTACAACCCAGCCCAGCAGGCCTTCTAA
- the cnot2 gene encoding CCR4-NOT transcription complex subunit 2 isoform X2 yields MFGARKKFVEFVEVVDNDFTDEGMYYSQPSMFPHRSDKDMLSSPSPSSSGQLSQLGASLYGPQSALGFSVRGMGNSTPQLNRNLTQGTQLPSHITPTTGVPTMSLHTPPSPSRGTLPMNTRNMLNHSQVGQSIGMSGRTNSMGSSGLGSPNRSSPSIICMPKQQPARQPFTINSMSGFGMNRNQAFGMNNSLSSNIFNGTDGSENVTGLDLSDFPALADRSRREGTGNPTPVLNPLAGRAPYVGMVTKPSTEQTQDFSIHNEDFPALPGPNYKDPTLNNDESKTNLNSTIKSLSNADGPKFPGDKTTSAQNNNQKKGIQVLPDGRVTNIPSGMVTDQFGMIGLLTFIRAAETDPGMVHLALGSDLTTLGLNLNSPENLYPKFASPWASSPCRPQDIDFHVPSEYLTNIHIRDKLAAIKLARYGEDLLFYLYYMNGGDLLQLLAAVELFNRDWRYHKEERVWITRAPGMEPTLKTNTYERGTYYFFDCLNWRKVAKEFHLEYDKLEERPHVPTTFNYNPAQQAF; encoded by the exons ATGTTTGGTGCTAGAAAGAAATTTGTAGAGTTCGTCGAGGTAGTCGATAACGACTTCACCGATGAAGGCATGTACTACAGCCAACCGTCGATGTTCCCACATCGGTCGGACAAAGAT ATGCTGTCCTCTCCCTCGCCGTCGTCGTCGGGTCAGCTGTCGCAGCTCGGTGCAAGTTTGTACGGTCCACAGA GTGCACTTGGCTTCTCGGTAAGGGGCATGGGGAACAGTACGCCTCAGTTAAATCGAAATTTAACGCAAGGCACGCAGCTACCAAGTCATATCACCCCCACAACGGGGGTCCCCACCATGTCCCTCCATACCCCTCCATCACCAAGCAG GGGGACATTGCCGATGAACACAAGGAACATGTTGAACCACTCTCAGGTCGGTCAAAGCATTGGGATGAGCGGCAGGACCAACAGTATGGGCAGCTCGGGGCTCGGCAGCCCCAACCGCAGCTCGCCCAGTATCATCTGTATGCCCAAACAGCAGCCAGCACGCCAGCCCTTCACCATAAACAG CATGTCGGGGTTTGGTATGAATCGCAATCAGGCGTTTGGGATGAACAACTCATTATCAAGCAACATCTTCAATGGCACAG ATGGGAGTGAAAATGTAACGGGACTGGATCTGTCAGACTTCCCTGCGTTAGCAGACAGGAGTCGGAGAGAAGGGACTGGAAACCCAACACCGGTGCTCAACCCACTGGCTGGACGGGCTCCTTATG ttGGCATGGTGACGAAGCCATCAACTGAACAGACACAGGATTTCTCCATCCATAACGAGGACTTCCCTGCACTGCCTGGGCCAAACTATAAGGACCCCACGTTGAACAACGATGAAAGCAAAACT aACTTGAACTCCACAATCAAGAGCTTATCCAATGCAGATGGGCCGAAGTTTCCTGGAGACAAGACGACCTCAGCACAGAACAACAACCAGAAGAAAGGGATCCAGGTGTTGCCCGATG gtcgGGTGACGAACATCCCCTCAGGAATGGTGACGGACCAATTCGGCATGATTGGCCTGCTGACGTTTATCCGGGCAGCAGAGACGGATCCGGGGATGGTCCATCTGGCGCTAGGAAGTGACCTCACGACACTGGGACTCAACTTAAACTCACCAGA AAACTTGTACCCCAAGTTCGCCTCTCCTTGGGCCTCGTCGCCATGTCGACCTCAAGACATTG ACTTCCACGTTCCGTCTGAATACTTAACCAATATCCACATAAGGGACAAG TTGGCGGCAATTAAACTGGCACGATATGGCGAAGACCTGTTGTTCTACCTGTACTACATGAATGGTGGAGACCTGCTACAGCTTCTGGCAGCAGTAGAGCT CTTCAACCGGGACTGGAGGTACCACAAAGAGGAGCGGGTTTGGATAACGAGGGCGCCTGGCATGGAGCCTACACTGAAAACCAACACCTACGAGAGGGGAACCTACTACTTTTTTGATTGTCTTAACTGGAGGAAAGTAGCCAAG GAATTTCATCTGGAGTATGATAAGCTTGAAGAGAGGCCTCACGTGCCAACAACATTCAACTACAACCCAGCCCAGCAGGCCTTCTAA